A single window of Caldimicrobium thiodismutans DNA harbors:
- a CDS encoding cytochrome ubiquinol oxidase subunit I, translating to MYPIWEVPYLSSALVIGLIASFHVLPSHLAVAALWVTVFIEKLAYARNRLDYLDFVKRFTLLLLIFSFIFGSLSGIGIWYSATVSSPRGISGLIHNYVWGWATEWVFFLIEIATIYAYYYTLGKVDPKTHIRIGYLYAIAAWISMIIITGILAFMLTPGKWLETGDFFDGFFNPTYFPQLFARTFLMFGVAGIYGLVITSTLKENTKSDLTKIISRISLVGMILGGLFIIWYSSKLPQNMKDIYSGLPYLVKLGKYALASYLILSFYFILTGFLIPRLNNFLLSFLMIIIAFLGILCAEGIREGLRRPYIINYFMYGHQVVAKDLPAKNIKAEIEIIQKEGLLPRLGYLPESLRKITPENRLEVGRIIALHNCANCHAFTQKGIRPLPALFGKLSPQSPEDIDAFLSALGSFPYMPPFAGNDEERKVAAEYLFTLIKK from the coding sequence ATGTATCCAATATGGGAAGTGCCCTATTTAAGTTCAGCTTTAGTTATAGGGCTTATTGCCTCTTTTCATGTTTTGCCTTCCCATCTTGCAGTTGCAGCTCTATGGGTAACAGTTTTCATAGAGAAGCTTGCCTACGCACGGAATCGGCTTGATTACCTTGATTTTGTCAAACGCTTTACCCTTTTACTTTTAATCTTCAGCTTCATCTTTGGTTCCCTTTCAGGAATTGGTATCTGGTATTCTGCAACTGTCTCAAGTCCAAGGGGAATATCAGGGCTGATTCACAACTATGTCTGGGGTTGGGCAACAGAATGGGTCTTTTTCCTTATTGAGATTGCAACCATCTATGCTTACTATTATACCCTTGGAAAAGTTGATCCAAAAACTCATATCCGCATAGGTTATCTTTATGCCATTGCAGCCTGGATCAGCATGATTATTATCACGGGAATTCTTGCCTTTATGTTAACCCCTGGAAAATGGCTTGAAACAGGTGACTTCTTTGATGGTTTCTTCAATCCTACATATTTTCCTCAACTTTTTGCAAGAACTTTCTTGATGTTTGGGGTTGCAGGAATTTACGGTCTTGTTATTACCTCCACCCTTAAAGAAAATACCAAATCAGATCTTACCAAAATTATCTCACGAATTTCCCTTGTTGGAATGATTCTGGGAGGTCTTTTTATTATATGGTATTCTTCTAAACTTCCCCAAAATATGAAAGATATTTACAGCGGTCTTCCCTATCTGGTTAAACTTGGAAAGTATGCTTTGGCAAGTTACCTGATTTTGAGTTTTTATTTTATCCTTACAGGTTTTTTGATCCCAAGGCTTAATAATTTTTTACTTTCTTTTCTTATGATTATTATTGCCTTCCTTGGAATTCTTTGTGCCGAGGGAATTAGAGAGGGATTGAGAAGACCCTATATTATCAATTATTTCATGTATGGACATCAAGTTGTAGCAAAGGATCTTCCTGCCAAAAATATCAAAGCAGAAATAGAAATAATTCAAAAAGAGGGGCTTCTTCCAAGACTTGGTTATTTACCTGAATCCCTGAGAAAAATTACCCCAGAAAATCGTTTGGAAGTAGGAAGAATCATTGCCCTTCACAATTGTGCCAATTGTCATGCTTTTACGCAAAAGGGAATAAGACCTCTTCCTGCACTTTTTGGCAAACTTTCTCCTCAGAGTCCTGAGGATATTGATGCCTTTCTTTCTGCCCTTGGTTCCTTTCCATATATGCCACCCTTTGCTGGCAATGATGAAGAAAGAAAAGTGGCTGCAGAATATCTTTTTACCTTAATTAAAAAATAA
- the prxU gene encoding thioredoxin-dependent peroxiredoxin (Most members of this family contain a selenocysteine.), with amino-acid sequence MCVRPGTQAPEFETQAYFRDGGIKPVKLSDYKGKWLVLFFYPADFTFVUPTEMAAVAAKAEDLKRLNTELLAISIDTVFVHKVWQETELSKLIPGGFPFPMASDLGGKIGTLYGVYDEKIGINLRGTFLIDPDGIIRISHIYDAPVGRNFDELVRMIEAAQHIRATGGAEACPANWRPGKTTLKPSPELAGKVADTWNPSELDN; translated from the coding sequence ATGTGTGTGAGACCCGGCACTCAAGCTCCAGAGTTTGAGACTCAGGCCTATTTTAGGGATGGAGGTATTAAACCTGTTAAGCTTTCCGATTACAAAGGCAAATGGCTGGTTCTTTTCTTTTATCCAGCTGACTTTACCTTTGTCTGACCCACAGAAATGGCAGCAGTTGCTGCCAAGGCTGAAGATCTGAAAAGATTGAACACCGAACTTCTGGCTATTAGCATTGATACGGTCTTTGTTCATAAGGTCTGGCAGGAAACAGAACTCTCTAAACTCATTCCAGGAGGATTCCCCTTCCCCATGGCTTCAGACCTGGGAGGGAAAATTGGAACCCTTTATGGTGTTTATGATGAAAAAATAGGTATTAATTTAAGAGGAACCTTCCTCATAGATCCTGATGGAATAATTAGAATTAGCCACATTTACGATGCCCCGGTGGGAAGAAATTTTGATGAGCTTGTAAGAATGATTGAGGCAGCACAGCACATTAGGGCAACAGGTGGGGCTGAGGCCTGTCCTGCTAACTGGAGACCAGGAAAAACCACTCTTAAACCCTCACCCGAGCTTGCTGGAAAAGTAGCTGATACCTGGAATCCTTCTGAACTTGATAACTAA